A DNA window from Pseudomonas tohonis contains the following coding sequences:
- a CDS encoding metal-dependent hydrolase, translated as MDSITQAVLGATVQTAVLGRWQGRKALLYGAALATLPDLDVLIRYQDAVDVMTRHRGFSHSLPVLTLLALVLTLLLRRWRPNPGYSGRRLFLALWLVLITHPLLDAFTSYGTQLLWPFTPPPTAWSSIFIIDPLYTLPLLLAVLAGLAGSPRGKAPRGPLLALALSSLYLAFTVAGKWMAEQRVEAELARQGVRAEALFASPAPFNSLLWRVTVVDGERYHEALVSWFDTAPPALVTLPRGTALAEHLKASPQYARLAWFTDGVLRFDQLGDALVVTDLRLGFTGYHPFRFILATHRGDTWVLPAVTERLPAGRGDLQQLGLIWRRIWNQSASVPLADWGAGLQRVP; from the coding sequence ATGGATTCGATCACCCAGGCGGTATTGGGCGCGACGGTGCAAACGGCGGTGCTGGGCCGCTGGCAGGGGCGCAAGGCGTTGCTCTATGGCGCGGCGCTGGCGACCTTGCCGGACCTCGACGTGCTGATCCGCTACCAGGATGCGGTGGACGTGATGACCCGCCATCGCGGCTTCAGCCATTCGCTGCCGGTGCTCACCCTGCTGGCGCTGGTGCTGACCCTGCTCCTGCGGCGCTGGCGACCCAACCCCGGCTATTCGGGGCGACGGCTGTTCCTCGCCCTCTGGCTGGTGCTGATCACCCACCCGCTGCTCGACGCCTTCACCAGCTACGGCACGCAGCTGCTCTGGCCCTTCACCCCGCCGCCGACGGCCTGGTCCAGCATCTTCATCATCGACCCGCTCTACACCTTGCCACTGCTGCTGGCCGTGCTCGCCGGGCTGGCTGGGAGCCCACGGGGCAAGGCACCGCGCGGTCCCTTGCTGGCGCTGGCCCTGTCCAGTCTCTACCTGGCCTTCACGGTCGCCGGCAAGTGGATGGCCGAGCAGCGGGTCGAGGCCGAGCTCGCCCGCCAGGGCGTCCGGGCGGAGGCGCTGTTCGCCTCGCCCGCGCCCTTCAACAGCCTGCTGTGGCGGGTCACGGTGGTGGACGGCGAGCGCTACCACGAGGCCCTGGTGAGCTGGTTCGACACGGCACCGCCCGCCCTGGTGACCCTGCCACGTGGCACCGCCCTCGCCGAACACCTCAAGGCATCGCCGCAATACGCACGGCTGGCGTGGTTCACCGATGGCGTACTGCGCTTCGACCAACTGGGCGACGCCCTGGTGGTGACCGACCTGCGCCTGGGCTTCACCGGCTACCACCCGTTCCGCTTCATCCTCGCCACGCACAGGGGCGACACCTGGGTGCTGCCGGCCGTGACCGAGCGCCTGCCCGCCGGGCGAGGCGACCTGCAGCAGTTGGGGCTGATCTGGCGACGCATCTGGAACCAGTCCGCCAGCGTGCCGCTGGCGGACTGGGGCGCCGGGCTGCAACGCGTGCCCTGA
- a CDS encoding ABC transporter ATP-binding protein — MPDRLSWAEIRRLALRHRKALWLANLVAVLATLCSVPIPLLLPLLVDEVLLRQGDAALKFMDHFLPDGWQVAAGYIGLMLVTTLLLRSLALVFNVLQARLFARLSKDIVYRLRIRLIERLKRISLGEYESLGGGTVSTHLVTDLDTLDKFIGETLSRFLVAMLTLAGTAGILVWMHWKLALLILLFNPLVIWSTVQLGKRVKHLKKLENDSTSRFTQALTETLEAIQEVRAGNRQGFFLGRLGLRAKEVRDYAVASQWKSDAAGRTSGLLFQFGIDVFRAAAMLTVLFSDLSIGQMLAVFSYLWFMIGPVEQLLGLQYSYYAAGGALARINELLARADEPQYAGRVDPFAGRDTVGVQVEGLRFGYGHDEPVLDGLDLSIAPGEKVAIVGASGGGKSTLVQLLLGLYTAQAGTIRFGGASLEEIGLERVRENVAVVLQHPALFNDSVRANLTLGRERSDEACWRALEIAQLADTIRALPQGLDSVVGRSGVRLSGGQRQRLAIARMVLADPRVVILDEATSALDAATEYALHQALARFLEGRTTLIIAHRLSAVKQADRVLVFDGGHIAEDGDHQRLIADGGLYAKLYGHLQH; from the coding sequence ATGCCTGACCGCCTGAGCTGGGCGGAGATCCGCCGCCTCGCCCTGCGCCATCGCAAGGCCCTGTGGCTGGCCAACCTGGTGGCGGTGCTGGCCACCCTCTGCAGCGTGCCGATCCCTTTGTTGCTGCCGCTCTTGGTGGACGAGGTGCTGCTCAGGCAGGGCGACGCCGCACTGAAGTTCATGGACCACTTCCTGCCCGACGGCTGGCAGGTGGCCGCCGGCTACATCGGCCTTATGCTGGTTACCACCCTGTTGCTGCGCAGCCTGGCGCTGGTGTTCAACGTGCTGCAGGCGCGGCTGTTCGCGCGGCTGTCGAAGGACATCGTCTACCGCCTGCGCATCCGCCTGATCGAACGCCTCAAGCGCATCTCCCTGGGCGAGTACGAGAGCCTGGGCGGCGGCACCGTCTCCACCCACCTGGTCACCGACCTGGACACCCTCGACAAATTCATCGGCGAGACCCTGAGCCGCTTCCTGGTGGCCATGCTCACCCTCGCCGGCACCGCCGGCATCCTGGTGTGGATGCACTGGAAGCTGGCGCTGCTGATCCTGCTGTTCAACCCGCTGGTCATCTGGTCCACGGTGCAGCTGGGCAAGCGTGTGAAGCACCTGAAGAAGCTGGAGAACGACAGCACCTCGCGCTTCACCCAGGCGCTGACCGAGACCTTGGAAGCCATCCAGGAAGTGCGCGCCGGCAACCGCCAGGGCTTCTTCCTCGGTCGCCTCGGCCTGCGCGCGAAGGAGGTGCGTGACTACGCCGTCGCCTCGCAGTGGAAGAGCGATGCCGCCGGGCGCACCAGCGGCCTGCTGTTCCAGTTCGGCATCGACGTGTTCCGCGCCGCGGCCATGCTCACCGTGCTGTTCTCGGACCTGTCCATCGGCCAGATGCTGGCGGTGTTCAGCTACCTCTGGTTCATGATCGGCCCGGTGGAGCAACTGCTCGGCCTGCAGTATTCCTACTACGCCGCCGGTGGTGCCCTGGCGCGCATCAACGAGCTGCTGGCGCGTGCCGACGAGCCGCAGTACGCCGGCCGTGTCGACCCCTTCGCCGGGCGCGACACGGTGGGCGTGCAGGTGGAAGGGCTGCGCTTCGGCTATGGCCACGACGAGCCGGTGCTCGATGGCCTCGACCTGTCCATCGCCCCCGGCGAGAAGGTCGCCATCGTCGGCGCCAGCGGTGGCGGCAAGAGCACCCTGGTGCAACTGCTGCTGGGCCTCTACACCGCCCAGGCCGGGACCATCCGCTTCGGCGGCGCCAGCCTGGAGGAGATCGGCCTGGAGCGCGTGCGCGAGAACGTCGCGGTGGTGCTGCAGCACCCGGCGCTGTTCAACGACAGTGTGCGCGCCAACCTCACCCTGGGCCGCGAGCGCAGCGACGAGGCCTGCTGGCGAGCGCTGGAGATCGCCCAGCTGGCCGACACCATCCGCGCGCTGCCGCAGGGGCTGGACAGCGTGGTCGGCCGTTCCGGCGTGCGCCTCTCCGGTGGCCAGCGCCAGCGCCTGGCGATCGCGCGCATGGTGCTGGCGGACCCGCGCGTGGTGATCCTCGACGAAGCCACCTCGGCCCTCGACGCCGCCACCGAGTACGCCCTGCACCAGGCCCTGGCGCGCTTCCTCGAGGGGCGCACCACGCTGATCATCGCCCACCGCCTGTCAGCGGTTAAGCAGGCGGACCGGGTGCTGGTGTTTGACGGCGGGCACATCGCCGAGGATGGCGACCACCAGCGCCTGATCGCCGACGGCGGGCTCTACGCCAAGCTCTACGGCCATTTGCAGCACTGA
- a CDS encoding 4a-hydroxytetrahydrobiopterin dehydratase: MTALSQAHCEACRADAPKVSEAELAELLKQIPDWNIEVRDGIMQLEKVYRFKNFRYALAFTNAVGAIAEEEGHHPGLLTEWSKVTVTWWSHEAKGLHRNDFIMSARTDEVAERAEGRK; this comes from the coding sequence ATGACCGCACTGTCCCAAGCCCATTGCGAAGCCTGCCGCGCCGACGCGCCCAAGGTCTCCGAGGCCGAACTGGCCGAACTGCTCAAGCAGATCCCCGACTGGAACATCGAAGTCCGCGACGGAATCATGCAGCTGGAGAAGGTCTACCGCTTCAAGAACTTCCGCTACGCCCTGGCCTTCACCAACGCGGTGGGCGCCATCGCCGAGGAAGAAGGCCACCACCCGGGCCTGCTCACCGAATGGAGCAAGGTCACCGTCACCTGGTGGAGCCACGAGGCCAAGGGCCTACACCGTAACGACTTCATCATGTCCGCCCGCACCGACGAGGTGGCCGAACGCGCCGAGGGCCGCAAATGA
- a CDS encoding amino acid aminotransferase, whose product MSHFAPVGRVPGDPILGLIEAHRADPNPAKIDLGVGVYKDSQGLTPIPRAVKLAEQRLVDVQRTKTYIGGHGDAAFGRLLAELVLGAGSPLLTGQRAGVTQTPGGTGALRLAAEFIARCLPGRGVWVSDPTWPIHETLFAASGLAVHHYPYVGADNRLDLDGMLAALEQVPEGDVVLLHACCHNPTGFDLGHHDWQRVLEIVRARRLLPLLDFAYQGFGDGLEQDAWAVRLFAESLPEVLITSSCSKNFGLYCERTGALVVCAAGADQLVDVRSQLAFIARNLWSTPPDHGAAVVATILGDAELKAVWLEELDAMRRRVAELRAGLVEALAPHGLAERFAHIARQRGMFSYTGLSSDQVARLRSESSVYMVSSGRANIAGLDASRLGDLAQAIARVC is encoded by the coding sequence ATGAGCCATTTCGCCCCGGTCGGGCGCGTGCCCGGCGACCCCATTCTCGGCCTGATCGAGGCCCATCGCGCAGACCCGAATCCGGCCAAGATCGACCTCGGCGTGGGCGTCTACAAGGACAGCCAGGGCCTGACCCCCATCCCCCGTGCGGTGAAGCTCGCCGAGCAGCGCCTGGTGGACGTGCAGCGCACCAAGACCTACATCGGCGGCCACGGTGACGCCGCCTTCGGCCGCCTGCTGGCGGAGCTGGTGCTGGGCGCGGGCTCGCCGCTGCTGACCGGCCAGCGTGCCGGCGTGACCCAGACTCCGGGCGGCACCGGTGCCCTGCGCCTGGCGGCCGAGTTCATCGCCCGCTGCCTGCCGGGCCGGGGCGTCTGGGTCAGCGACCCGACCTGGCCGATCCACGAGACCCTGTTCGCCGCCAGCGGCCTGGCCGTCCACCACTATCCCTACGTCGGCGCCGACAACCGCCTCGACCTCGACGGCATGCTCGCCGCCCTGGAACAGGTGCCGGAAGGTGACGTGGTGCTGCTGCACGCCTGCTGCCACAACCCCACCGGTTTCGACCTGGGCCACCACGACTGGCAGCGGGTGCTGGAGATCGTCCGCGCGCGCCGCCTGCTGCCACTGCTGGACTTCGCCTACCAGGGCTTCGGCGACGGCCTGGAACAGGACGCCTGGGCCGTGCGCCTGTTCGCCGAATCGCTGCCGGAAGTGCTGATCACCAGTTCCTGCTCGAAGAACTTCGGCCTCTACTGCGAGCGCACCGGCGCCCTGGTCGTCTGCGCCGCCGGAGCCGACCAGCTCGTCGACGTGCGCAGCCAACTGGCCTTCATCGCCCGCAACCTCTGGTCCACCCCGCCGGACCATGGCGCGGCGGTGGTCGCCACCATCCTCGGCGATGCCGAACTGAAGGCCGTGTGGCTGGAAGAACTGGACGCCATGCGCCGCCGCGTCGCCGAACTGCGCGCCGGCCTGGTGGAGGCCCTCGCGCCCCACGGCCTGGCCGAGCGCTTCGCCCACATCGCCCGCCAGCGCGGCATGTTCTCCTACACCGGCCTCAGCAGCGATCAGGTGGCCCGGCTGCGCAGCGAGTCCAGCGTGTACATGGTCAGCAGCGGCCGCGCCAACATTGCCGGCCTCGACGCCTCGCGCCTGGGCGACCTGGCCCAGGCGATCGCACGGGTGTGCTGA
- the arfB gene encoding alternative ribosome rescue aminoacyl-tRNA hydrolase ArfB, translating into MLLISNSVHLPDDEIELTAIRAQGAGGQNVNKVSSAMHLRFDIHASSLPPFYKERLLALRDSRITGEGVIIIKAQQYRTQEQNRADALERLAELIRSAGKVEKKRRPTRPTLGSKTRRLDGKSKRGAIKAGRGKVDY; encoded by the coding sequence ATGTTGCTGATCTCCAACAGCGTCCATCTGCCCGACGATGAAATCGAGCTGACCGCCATCCGCGCCCAGGGCGCCGGCGGGCAGAACGTCAACAAGGTGTCCAGCGCGATGCACCTGCGCTTCGACATCCATGCCTCGTCGCTGCCGCCGTTCTACAAGGAGCGCCTGCTGGCGCTGCGCGACAGCCGCATCACCGGCGAGGGCGTGATCATCATCAAGGCCCAGCAGTACCGGACCCAGGAGCAGAACCGAGCCGATGCCCTGGAGCGCCTGGCGGAGCTGATCCGCAGCGCCGGCAAGGTGGAGAAGAAGCGCCGCCCGACGCGGCCGACCCTGGGCTCGAAGACCCGGCGCCTGGATGGCAAGTCCAAGCGCGGGGCGATCAAGGCCGGTCGCGGCAAGGTCGACTACTAG
- the phhA gene encoding phenylalanine 4-monooxygenase: MKTTQYVAREPDENDFIHYPDSEHQVWNTLITRQLKVIEGRACQEYLDGIERLALPHDRIPQLGEINRVLQAATGWRVARVPALIPFQTFFELLASQQFPVATFIRTPEELDYLQEPDIFHEIFGHCPLLTNPWFAEFTHTYGKLGLKATKEERVYLARLYWMTIEFGLVETAQGRRIYGGGILSSPKETVYSLSGEPEHQAFDPLECMRTPYRIDILQPLYFVLPELKRLFELAHEDIMALVHQAMALGLHAPKFPPKPKAA, encoded by the coding sequence ATGAAAACCACGCAATACGTGGCCCGCGAGCCGGACGAAAACGACTTCATCCACTACCCGGACAGCGAGCACCAGGTGTGGAACACCCTGATCACCCGCCAGCTCAAGGTGATCGAAGGGCGCGCCTGCCAGGAGTACCTGGACGGCATCGAGCGCCTCGCCCTCCCCCACGACCGCATCCCCCAGCTGGGCGAGATCAACCGGGTGCTGCAGGCCGCCACCGGCTGGCGCGTCGCCCGTGTCCCGGCACTGATCCCCTTCCAGACCTTCTTCGAGCTGCTGGCCAGCCAGCAATTCCCGGTGGCCACCTTCATCCGCACGCCGGAAGAGCTGGACTACCTGCAGGAGCCGGACATCTTCCACGAGATCTTCGGCCACTGCCCGCTGCTGACCAACCCCTGGTTCGCCGAATTCACCCACACCTACGGCAAGCTCGGCCTCAAGGCCACCAAGGAGGAGCGCGTCTATCTCGCCCGCCTCTACTGGATGACCATCGAGTTCGGCCTGGTGGAAACCGCACAGGGCCGGCGCATCTACGGCGGCGGCATCCTCTCCTCGCCGAAGGAGACCGTCTACAGTCTTTCCGGCGAGCCCGAGCACCAGGCCTTCGACCCGCTGGAATGCATGCGCACCCCGTATCGCATCGATATCCTGCAGCCGCTCTACTTCGTGCTGCCGGAGCTCAAGCGCCTGTTCGAGCTGGCCCACGAGGACATCATGGCGCTGGTGCACCAGGCCATGGCCCTCGGCCTGCACGCGCCGAAGTTCCCGCCCAAGCCCAAGGCGGCCTGA
- a CDS encoding amino acid permease, with protein MHDTQSQGTLQRGLKNRHIQLIALGGAIGTGLFLGSAGVLKSAGPSMILGYAICGFIAFLIMRQLGEMIVAEPVAGSFSHFAHTYWGGFAGFLSGWNCWVLYILVGMSELTAVGKYIHFWWPEVPTWATAAAFFVLVNAINLANVKLFGEAEFWFAMIKVVAIVGMIVLGCWLLFSGSGGEQATVSNLWAHGGFFPNGVGGLVMAMAFIMFSFGGLEMLGFTAAEAEKPGQVIPKAINQVIWRILIFYVGALVVLLSLSPWDALLASINSAGDPYSGSPFVKIFALIGSDAAAHLLNFVVLTAALSVYNSGTYCNGRMLVGLAEQGDAPKSLARVDKRGVPVRALVVSALVTFLAVVVNYVVPHNALELLMSLVVAALVINWAMISYSHLKFRQHMDRQGTRTAFRALWSPYGNWLCLAFVVFILGVMLLIPGIQVSVYAIPVWLLVMAGCYRLKLASAARAKQAYAAG; from the coding sequence ATGCACGACACGCAATCCCAGGGCACGCTCCAGCGCGGCCTGAAGAATCGCCACATCCAGCTGATCGCCCTCGGGGGCGCCATCGGCACCGGGCTCTTCCTCGGTTCGGCCGGGGTGCTCAAGTCCGCCGGCCCGTCGATGATCCTCGGCTATGCCATCTGCGGCTTCATCGCCTTCCTGATCATGCGCCAGCTCGGCGAGATGATCGTCGCCGAGCCGGTCGCCGGCTCCTTTAGCCATTTCGCCCACACGTACTGGGGCGGCTTCGCCGGCTTCCTCTCGGGCTGGAACTGCTGGGTGCTGTACATCCTGGTCGGCATGTCCGAACTCACCGCCGTGGGCAAGTACATCCACTTCTGGTGGCCCGAGGTGCCCACCTGGGCGACGGCAGCGGCCTTCTTCGTGCTGGTCAACGCCATCAACCTGGCCAACGTGAAGCTGTTCGGCGAGGCCGAGTTCTGGTTCGCCATGATCAAGGTGGTGGCCATCGTCGGCATGATCGTGCTCGGCTGCTGGCTGCTGTTCAGCGGCTCCGGCGGCGAGCAGGCGACCGTGTCCAACCTCTGGGCCCATGGCGGCTTCTTCCCCAACGGCGTCGGCGGGCTGGTGATGGCGATGGCCTTCATCATGTTCTCCTTCGGTGGGCTGGAGATGCTCGGCTTCACCGCTGCCGAGGCCGAGAAGCCCGGCCAGGTGATCCCCAAGGCGATCAACCAGGTGATCTGGCGCATCCTCATCTTCTACGTCGGTGCCCTGGTGGTGCTGCTCTCGCTGAGCCCCTGGGACGCGCTACTGGCCAGCATCAACAGTGCCGGCGATCCCTACAGCGGCAGCCCGTTCGTGAAGATTTTCGCGCTGATCGGCAGTGACGCCGCCGCCCACCTGCTGAACTTCGTGGTGCTCACCGCGGCGCTCTCGGTCTACAACAGCGGCACCTACTGCAACGGCCGCATGCTGGTCGGCCTGGCGGAGCAGGGCGATGCGCCCAAGTCCCTGGCGCGGGTCGACAAGCGCGGCGTGCCGGTGCGTGCGCTGGTGGTCTCGGCGCTGGTGACCTTCCTCGCCGTGGTGGTGAACTACGTGGTGCCGCACAACGCGCTGGAGCTGTTGATGTCGCTGGTGGTGGCGGCGCTGGTGATCAACTGGGCGATGATCAGCTACTCGCACCTCAAGTTCCGCCAGCACATGGACCGTCAGGGCACCCGCACCGCCTTCCGCGCCCTCTGGTCGCCCTACGGCAACTGGCTGTGCCTGGCCTTTGTGGTCTTCATCCTCGGTGTGATGCTGCTGATTCCCGGTATCCAGGTGTCGGTCTACGCCATTCCGGTTTGGCTGCTGGTGATGGCGGGCTGCTACCGCCTGAAGCTGGCCAGCGCCGCGCGGGCCAAACAGGCCTACGCCGCCGGCTGA
- a CDS encoding methyl-accepting chemotaxis protein yields the protein MEEMIANIAEIAEHARNAQGISAHSEGLASNGGQVILGVVDGMNRIADAVNSSSNTITALGRSSEEIHSIIQVIKSIAEQTNLLALNAAIEAARAGEAGRGFAVVADEVRNLAARTAQSTQEITGMIERIRESTEQAVSSMQTGVTRVNDGVSLATQAGTSISEIRNGAHRAAEVVEEISQTIDEQSRASSEVAQRVETIARMSRQNTEAMHELADAAQRLDNVAEAMQSSVARFQV from the coding sequence ATGGAGGAAATGATCGCCAACATCGCCGAGATCGCCGAGCACGCACGCAACGCCCAGGGCATCTCCGCGCACTCCGAAGGCCTGGCCAGCAACGGCGGGCAGGTGATCCTCGGCGTCGTCGACGGCATGAACCGCATCGCCGACGCGGTGAACAGCTCGTCCAACACCATCACCGCGCTGGGCCGCTCCTCGGAGGAGATCCACTCCATCATCCAGGTGATCAAGAGCATCGCCGAGCAGACCAACCTGCTGGCGCTCAACGCCGCCATCGAAGCCGCGCGGGCCGGCGAGGCGGGTCGCGGCTTCGCCGTGGTGGCCGACGAAGTGCGCAACCTCGCGGCACGCACGGCGCAGTCCACCCAGGAGATCACCGGCATGATCGAACGCATCCGCGAAAGCACCGAACAGGCGGTCAGCAGCATGCAGACCGGGGTGACGCGGGTGAACGACGGCGTCTCCCTGGCGACCCAGGCCGGCACCTCCATCAGCGAGATCCGCAACGGCGCCCACCGCGCCGCCGAGGTGGTCGAGGAGATTTCCCAGACCATCGACGAGCAATCCCGGGCCAGCAGCGAAGTGGCCCAGCGGGTGGAAACCATCGCCCGCATGTCGCGGCAGAACACCGAGGCGATGCACGAGTTGGCCGACGCCGCACAACGCCTCGACAACGTGGCCGAGGCGATGCAGTCCTCGGTGGCGCGCTTCCAGGTGTGA
- a CDS encoding AEC family transporter yields the protein MLDVITLTAPVFLIIGLGYIASRGGLVSREQVRGIGVFVLNFALPALVIKALAERPIGEVFNPWYLLAYGLGSLGVFGLGLAYFRFVRGRGLADAAIAGLGMSASNSGFVGYPVVVMVAGPTAVLGLALNMVVENLLMIPLALALAESAQQRGGGLWNTLRGTLGRLARNPLILAMLVGVGLSLLGLRLPAVPAKVVDMLAMASAPAALFVIGGTLHGVRLGGLLPDMVAISLGKLALHPLAVAALFWLLPPVDPLLRVTGILFACAPMMSIYPLVGMRFGLEARCAATLVMATVLSFFGLSLAIALLQR from the coding sequence TTGCTCGACGTCATCACCCTCACCGCGCCCGTGTTCCTGATCATCGGCCTGGGCTACATCGCCTCGCGGGGCGGGCTGGTCAGCCGCGAGCAGGTGCGCGGCATCGGTGTCTTCGTGCTCAACTTCGCGCTGCCGGCGCTGGTGATCAAGGCGCTGGCCGAGCGGCCCATCGGCGAGGTGTTCAACCCCTGGTACCTGCTGGCCTATGGCCTGGGCTCGCTGGGTGTGTTCGGCCTGGGGCTGGCGTATTTCCGTTTCGTGCGCGGGCGCGGCCTGGCGGATGCCGCCATCGCCGGGCTGGGCATGTCGGCCTCCAACAGCGGCTTCGTCGGCTACCCGGTGGTGGTGATGGTGGCGGGGCCCACGGCGGTGCTCGGCCTGGCCCTGAACATGGTGGTGGAGAACCTGCTGATGATCCCCCTGGCGCTGGCCCTGGCCGAGTCGGCGCAGCAGCGCGGGGGCGGGCTGTGGAACACCTTGCGCGGCACCCTCGGGCGCCTGGCGCGCAACCCGCTGATCCTGGCGATGCTGGTGGGTGTCGGCCTGTCGCTGCTGGGGCTGCGCCTGCCAGCCGTGCCGGCGAAGGTGGTGGACATGCTGGCGATGGCCTCGGCGCCGGCCGCGCTCTTCGTCATCGGCGGCACCCTGCATGGCGTGCGCCTGGGCGGCCTGCTGCCGGACATGGTGGCCATCAGCCTGGGCAAGCTGGCCCTGCACCCGCTGGCGGTGGCGGCGTTGTTCTGGCTGCTGCCGCCGGTGGATCCGCTGCTGAGGGTGACGGGCATTCTCTTCGCCTGCGCACCGATGATGAGCATCTACCCGCTGGTGGGCATGCGCTTCGGCCTGGAGGCGCGCTGTGCGGCGACCCTGGTGATGGCCACCGTGCTGTCGTTCTTCGGGCTCAGCCTGGCCATCGCGCTGTTGCAGCGTTGA
- a CDS encoding sigma-54-dependent transcriptional regulator codes for MRIKVHCQNRVGILRDILNLLVDYGINVNRGEVGGDQGNAIYLLCPNLINLQLQSLRPKLEGIPGVFGVKRVGLMPSERRHLELNALLGALEFPVLSIDMGGSIVAANRAAAQLLGVRVDEVPGIPLSRYTEDFDLPELVRANKARINGLRVKVKGDVFLADIAPLQSEHDESEALAGAVLTLHRADRVGERIYHVRKQELRGFDSIFQSSRVMAAVVREARRMAPLDAPLLIEGETGTGKELLARACHLASPRGQSPFMALNCAGLPESMAETELFGYGPGAFEGARPEGKLGLLELTAGGTLFLDGVGEMSPRLQAKLLRFLQDGCFRRVGSDEEVYLDVRVICATQVDLSELCARGEFRQDLYHRLNVLSLHIPPLRECLDGLGPLVEHFLDSASRQIGCALPRLAPQALERLGHYHWPGNVRQLENVLFQAVSLCEGGTVKAEHIRLPDYGAPQPLGDFSLDGGLEAILGRFEKAVLERLFADHPSSRQLGKRLGVSHTTIANKLRQHGLGREEA; via the coding sequence ATGCGTATCAAAGTCCATTGCCAGAACCGCGTAGGCATCCTGCGCGACATCCTCAACCTGCTCGTCGACTACGGCATCAACGTCAACCGCGGCGAAGTCGGCGGCGACCAGGGCAACGCGATCTACCTGCTCTGCCCGAACCTGATCAACCTTCAACTGCAATCGCTGCGGCCGAAGCTCGAGGGCATTCCCGGGGTCTTCGGCGTCAAGCGCGTGGGGCTGATGCCCAGCGAGCGTCGCCACTTGGAGCTGAACGCGCTGCTCGGGGCGCTGGAGTTCCCGGTGCTGTCCATCGACATGGGCGGCTCCATCGTCGCCGCCAACCGTGCCGCCGCGCAGCTGCTGGGCGTGCGCGTCGACGAGGTGCCGGGCATCCCGCTGTCGCGCTACACCGAGGATTTCGACCTGCCGGAGCTGGTGCGGGCCAACAAGGCGCGCATCAACGGCCTGCGGGTGAAGGTCAAGGGCGATGTGTTCCTCGCCGATATCGCGCCGCTGCAATCCGAGCACGACGAGAGCGAGGCGTTGGCCGGCGCGGTGCTCACCCTGCACCGCGCGGACCGCGTGGGCGAGCGCATCTACCACGTGCGCAAGCAGGAGCTGCGCGGCTTCGACAGCATCTTCCAGAGTTCGCGGGTGATGGCCGCCGTGGTGCGCGAGGCCCGGCGCATGGCGCCCCTGGACGCGCCGCTGCTGATCGAGGGCGAGACCGGTACCGGCAAGGAGCTGCTGGCCCGCGCCTGTCACCTGGCGAGCCCGCGCGGGCAATCGCCCTTCATGGCGCTGAACTGCGCCGGCCTGCCCGAGTCCATGGCCGAGACCGAGCTGTTCGGCTACGGCCCCGGCGCCTTCGAGGGCGCGCGCCCGGAAGGCAAGCTCGGCCTGCTGGAGCTGACCGCCGGCGGCACGCTGTTCCTCGATGGCGTCGGCGAGATGAGCCCGCGCCTGCAGGCCAAGTTGCTGCGTTTCCTCCAGGACGGCTGCTTCCGCCGCGTGGGCAGTGACGAGGAGGTGTACCTGGACGTGCGGGTGATCTGCGCGACCCAGGTGGACCTCTCGGAGCTCTGCGCCCGGGGCGAGTTCCGCCAGGACCTCTATCACCGCCTCAACGTGCTGTCGCTGCACATCCCGCCGCTGCGCGAGTGCCTGGACGGGCTGGGGCCGCTGGTGGAGCACTTCCTCGACTCGGCCAGCCGGCAGATCGGCTGCGCCTTGCCCCGCCTGGCGCCCCAGGCGCTGGAGCGCCTTGGCCATTACCACTGGCCGGGCAACGTGCGGCAGTTGGAGAACGTGCTGTTCCAGGCCGTTTCCCTGTGCGAGGGGGGCACGGTGAAGGCCGAGCACATCCGCCTGCCGGACTACGGCGCGCCGCAGCCGCTGGGGGACTTCTCCCTGGATGGCGGGCTGGAGGCCATCCTCGGGCGCTTCGAGAAGGCGGTGCTCGAACGCCTGTTCGCCGACCATCCGAGCAGCCGCCAGCTGGGCAAGCGCCTGGGCGTGTCGCACACCACCATCGCCAACAAGCTGCGCCAGCACGGGCTGGGGCGCGAGGAGGCCTAG